The genomic segment ACGAGCAGGAGGACGAGGTCGAGAAGTTCCGCGAGTTCCTCGACCAGGTCCGCCCGGAGGATTTCGCCGGCTGAGCGTCCCCCTGAGGCGTCCCCGGCGCGAGGGAAAGATCGACAACGGCCTCGCCCGTGCGCGGCGTGTCGTCGCGTTACCTAGCTGTTTCGGCGGGCCCTGAGATATACGCTCGTGAAGTCCAGGTGAAGCGGCGGCACCGCGCAGCGGGGAGGTGGTCGCGTGCACGAGCAGCCCCTTGAACATGAGGGTCCCCTCGTCGGCGAGGACGGCTCGGTCGGTTATCGCGGGGTGACGGCGTGCCAGGCGGTCGGCATCAGCTACCGCCAGCTCGACTACTGGGCGCGCACGACTCTGGTCGTGCCCAGCATCCGTGACGCGTCCGGCTCGGGCACCCAGCGGCTCTACTCGTTCCGCGACCTGGTGGTCCTCAAGGTGGTCAAGCGCCTGCTCGACGCGGGCGTGTCGTTGCAGAACATCCGCCGGGCGATCGAGACGCTGCGCTCGCGCGGCGTGGAGGACCTGGCCGGCATCACCCTCATCTCCGACGGCACGACGGTCTACGAGTGCCGCTCCCCGGAGGAGGTGGTCG from the Paractinoplanes abujensis genome contains:
- a CDS encoding MerR family transcriptional regulator produces the protein MHEQPLEHEGPLVGEDGSVGYRGVTACQAVGISYRQLDYWARTTLVVPSIRDASGSGTQRLYSFRDLVVLKVVKRLLDAGVSLQNIRRAIETLRSRGVEDLAGITLISDGTTVYECRSPEEVVDLLQGGQGVFGIAIGGAFKEIQGSLTNLPAEPAAGPVPVGSDPQPSAGDELAARRARKRAG